Sequence from the Phycisphaerae bacterium genome:
GGGAATCAGATCGAAACCCCGCTCACCTGCCCTGCGCCAAACGTTCGACCGCGAACATCGCATATGGGGACCAATGCTCCGGCAATCATCCGGGTAGGGCGCTGTGGAGGTCGCCCCGGCCACCGAGACCTGCCTTGGTGGCTGCCCGATCTCCGCCGCGTCACTCCTTGTTCTCAACTCCTCGTTCCCAATTCCTTCGGCCGTGTTATACTCATTCGCACCGAAGACTCGAATAAGGCAGGTGGTTCCATGCTCGCCAGAACACTGACCGCTTTGCTGTTGTCGGCAGTCGCGGCCCCCACGGTCCACGCCACCGAGACGACAACGCCCGGCCGCCTTTCTCTTCGTCGAACGCCCGTCGTCGAGGTGTTCGAGAAAAACCGCGGCGCGGTGGTGAACATCTCCGCGACCATGGAGGTTGAGAACTACGAGAGCATCTTCCCCCAGGGCCTGTTCAACGAGTTTTTCGACGGGATGCTTGCTCGCCCCATACGCCGCAAGTACACCAGCATCGGCAGCGGGTTTGTCATCCATCCGGACGGCTACGTGGTCACCAACGCCCATGTGGTGATGCGGGCCGTCGACCAGCGCGTGATCTTCGCCGACGGGTCCGAGTTCGAGGCCGATCGTATCGCCGTCGATGAGAAGCACGACCTGGCCATTCTCAAGATCAACTCCGGCAAACCCTGCCAGGCCGTCACCCTCGGCCGAAGCGACGACCTGATGATCGGCGAGACGGTCATCGCGATCGGCAACCCGCTCGAGTACCAGCACACGGTCACCTCTGGTATCATCAGTGCTCTGAACCGCACGCTGACCTTCAGCGAACAGGTCGAATACAAGGGCCTGATCCAGACCGACGCAAGCATCAATCGCGGCAATTCCGGGGGCCCGCTGCTTAATGTCCTCGGCGAGCTGATCGGCATCACCACCGCCATCCGCGGTGACGCCCAGAATATCGGCTTTGCCATCCCCGTCGACCAGTTGCATAGCCTGCTGCCCGAGATGCTCTCCATCCGGCACCGCCAGCGGCTCGAGGTCGGTCTGCGCCTCGATTGGCACGAAGGTGTCCGCGTGTCGGAAGCCAAGGGCCCCGCTGCCCAGGCCGGAATAAGAACCGGCGATGAGCT
This genomic interval carries:
- a CDS encoding trypsin-like peptidase domain-containing protein — encoded protein: MLARTLTALLLSAVAAPTVHATETTTPGRLSLRRTPVVEVFEKNRGAVVNISATMEVENYESIFPQGLFNEFFDGMLARPIRRKYTSIGSGFVIHPDGYVVTNAHVVMRAVDQRVIFADGSEFEADRIAVDEKHDLAILKINSGKPCQAVTLGRSDDLMIGETVIAIGNPLEYQHTVTSGIISALNRTLTFSEQVEYKGLIQTDASINRGNSGGPLLNVLGELIGITTAIRGDAQNIGFAIPVDQLHSLLPEMLSIRHRQRLEVGLRLDWHEGVRVSEAKGPAAQAGIRTGDELVSVAGTPIRQDADYYIYLLGITADDSLDMVLKRNSREIKATVKPATIPIPDAAKLLRQRTGLSVRALTREQAAKIHPQLRAGLQITNVEYGSPAHQAGFVEGYVIVQIGKYAPNNLDEVAVLLESLPAGERVQFRVLEVQKRQILLLQGELAVR